TGCTTGCTGCGACCTCTGATTGGACCGGACTCGAGGTGTTCCAATCACGTTTTGCGCCGGACGGCTTTCTCGAATGGTATCCGCTCATCCGCCGTCCGATGACCGAGATCGACCTTATCCGCATGGCGTACCGCAACACATGGCTTGCTCATCTGTGCCCGGCCGTTGCTGCTGACACCCTTCTTGAGAGCATTCAACAGGCGGCCACATGTTTTGACGCATCGAATCTCGAGACCGTCGACTCCTGGCGCAGCCATTGGGACGGGGTCTTCCTGCAGCTCGAACAGCTCGCCGTCAAAGGCATCAAAAAGACCCGGGAATTGGAGGCGTGTCTGCGGAAGGGCAAGAGCATAACGGTTGCGAAGGAAATCGTGGGTGAACTGATGCGGCTCGACGAAGACACGCGCCTCTTCGCCGAACTCCACGAAGGCTGCCGCCCGCTCATTACGATAGCGCGGTTTCAACGGGACAATCTCGAAGGCGCCGATCCCATGCAACTCGCGGAAACTACGCTCGGAATCTACCGGGACTTGTCGGAGCGCGCGGCCCTCATGCGTTTTCATCTGAGTGCGATTCATAGAGCCCTGCACGCTCTGGCCGCAAGGAAATGAGCTCTATGCCGTCTGGCGGGCCAAGAGGCTCCGCGCGTGCTCGATGCTCACGTCCGAGACCGATCCGTCCAGCAGCCTCGCCAATTCCCGCACCCGGTCATCGCCGGCAATGCACGCGACCGAGGTGACGGTACGCTTCTTCTGCGTTTCCTTGGCCACGCGGAAATGGGTGTCGGCCGCAGCGGCAATCTGGGGCAAATGGGATATACAGACGGTCTGATGCGACGCGGCAAGGCCGCTGAGTTTCGCCGCGACCTTGGTCGCTACAGCCCCCCCAACGCCTGCGTCAATCTCGTCGAATATCAGGGTGGGGATCGTGTCGGCTTCCGCAAATACGCTCTTGAGCGCCAGCATCACACGCGAGATTTCCCCGCCCGACGCAACCTGCCGCAGTCCCTTCAACGATTCGCCGGGATTGGCCGCCAGAAGGAACTCGACCCGGTCCAGCCCCGTGCCGCAGAGGTCCACCCGCTCGAATTGCGTTTCAAAACGTCCCCCCTTCATTCCGAGCTCGGCAAGCGTGGCGGTAATCTGTTTGTCGAGGGTCCGGGCGGCCTTTTTCCGCTGCTCCGACAGGGCCTCGGCCAGCCGGTGGGCCTCCTTGCTCATTACCTCCCGTTCCTTCTTCAGTTGAATGAGGCGCTCGTCGCGTTTCTCGTACGAGATGACCTCCGCCCTGGCACGGTCCAGGTAGGCCAGGATTGCCTCGACCGATTCCCCGTACTTGCGTTTCAGCGAACTGATGAGAGTTAAACGCGCGTTGAGCTCATCGAGTTCCTGGGGATCAAACTCGATCTCGGTGGTAAATTCGCGTAACTCGGCGGCAACTTCTTCTATCTTGCCGCGTGCATCGGCCAGTTGGTCAACAAGGGTCTTGAACCGGTCGTTGATCGCGGCAAGCTCCCCGACGTTGCCCGACGCCGCATCGAGGGTGTCTACAACCGCGCCCTCATCACTTTCGTATAGGGCGCTGTATGCCCGCGAACTCAGTTCAAAGATGCGCTCGGCGTTGGTCAGGAGGTTTCGGCGTTCCCGGATCTCCTCTTCCTCGCCCGCGCGCAGGTTCGCCTTCTCAATCTCGCGCACCTCATGCTGCAGGAACTCGACGCGCCGGGCGCGTTCCCGGTCGCCGGCCTCGAACTCGGCAAGCTGCCGTTCAACGCGCCGAAATGACGCAACGGCCTCTGAGACGGCTTTCGCGTTCTGTTCCATGCCGGCGTATCCGTCCAGCAGGTCGAGTTGGCGGGCCGGCTTCAGCAGGGATTGATGCTCATGCTGGCCATGCAGGTCGACCAGCTCATCGCCGACCGCGGCCAGTACCGCCAACGGCACGGGCGCCCCTCCCGCATATGCGCGGCTGCGTCCGTCCAGCGCCACCACGCGCGAGAGTATCAACACGCCGTCTTCGAAGACGATATCAGATTCTTCCAAGACCTTTGCCAAGTCGCGCGACGGCTTATCGATGCGGAACACGGCGTCTACGCGCGCCCTGTCTGCCCCGTCACGCACGCCTTCCGAGGACGCCCGTGCGCCAAGCACGAGGTTTAACGCGCCGACGATGATGGACTTGCCGGCGCCGGTCTCGCCTGTCAGGACATTGAATCCGGCGCCGAACTCCAGCTCGATATCGTCGATCAACGCGTAGTTCTGTATGTGCAGGCTCTCAAGCATGGTGACCTTGGCTCGCTCCCGCTGATTGGAGGCCTATTCTAACGCCGGAAGCGTCAAGTGCGCCAGAAATTCCTGGTTGCCTTTGGGACCTT
The Candidatus Hydrogenedentota bacterium DNA segment above includes these coding regions:
- the recN gene encoding DNA repair protein RecN, which gives rise to MLESLHIQNYALIDDIELEFGAGFNVLTGETGAGKSIIVGALNLVLGARASSEGVRDGADRARVDAVFRIDKPSRDLAKVLEESDIVFEDGVLILSRVVALDGRSRAYAGGAPVPLAVLAAVGDELVDLHGQHEHQSLLKPARQLDLLDGYAGMEQNAKAVSEAVASFRRVERQLAEFEAGDRERARRVEFLQHEVREIEKANLRAGEEEEIRERRNLLTNAERIFELSSRAYSALYESDEGAVVDTLDAASGNVGELAAINDRFKTLVDQLADARGKIEEVAAELREFTTEIEFDPQELDELNARLTLISSLKRKYGESVEAILAYLDRARAEVISYEKRDERLIQLKKEREVMSKEAHRLAEALSEQRKKAARTLDKQITATLAELGMKGGRFETQFERVDLCGTGLDRVEFLLAANPGESLKGLRQVASGGEISRVMLALKSVFAEADTIPTLIFDEIDAGVGGAVATKVAAKLSGLAASHQTVCISHLPQIAAAADTHFRVAKETQKKRTVTSVACIAGDDRVRELARLLDGSVSDVSIEHARSLLARQTA